GTCGACGGTCAGCAGCCCGCCATTCACCGCGGCCACGACTTCGGCCTTGCGCCGTACGACCCAGCGAGTCGTGTTCGGCGGCGGCAGCGTATCGAGCGTCAGCGGTTCGCCGAGCGGACCGATGACCTTGGCGGGGCGGATCTTCTGATTCTCAATCATTCACTGACCTCGATCGGGGCGGGGGGCCCCCTCTCTGAACACTGACAACGGCTTTAGCGCCGACTGATTCAACATTGCCTGAAACGGCAGGGTAAACGCCGTCTTCATTCCTGTTTCCAATCGCTTGACGCGAAGGAACCGGTTTCGATCCGGGGCAGGAAAGCGGTTCCCGCGCGCAACAGCGCCAGCGCCGTGGGGCGATGAAAGGCACCATGTTCGGGAGCCAGCAGATCGGCTTCGCCCGCCGCAGCGGTAAGCCGCGTCTGAGTCGATGCCGTGGCGCTTGCCGCCTGTCGCGCGGCGACGCCGACCATCAGCACCGCCAGCTCCGTTGGCAATGCAGTGACGGCGGTATCCCGATCCAGGCGGGCGAAGCTCAGGTCCACAAATACGCATCCGATTACTACTCGTCTTGGAAGAGCGGTTG
This genomic interval from Sphingosinithalassobacter tenebrarum contains the following:
- the sciP gene encoding CtrA inhibitor SciP, which produces MIENQKIRPAKVIGPLGEPLTLDTLPPPNTTRWVVRRKAEVVAAVNGGLLTVDEACDRYGLTVEEFAGWQRAIDRSGMPGLRVTRIQHYRSLYERQQKF